The proteins below are encoded in one region of Manis pentadactyla isolate mManPen7 chromosome 2, mManPen7.hap1, whole genome shotgun sequence:
- the CCDC121 gene encoding coiled-coil domain-containing protein 121 isoform X2 — protein sequence MRFEEKTVMEIMKLNKQIKQAQIQQEPLMEEARQLYSEKFLVQAENKFFLEYLTNKTEECRRQPEKLWNHHLQKSREIEQSRKESASKYAKQTSVFQTELLQKEKIQSNLKQQLQAMRHISLLKEEQEREMQTLQEEKRQVQADTAAKKEEVQVQFLQEKALLEKQLSEPDMRQLGKRERKELNRKSQALELAAKQCNFEFCCGVNRENQQLQKELLRLIQQCQELQTAQSQLKNQQQQLQQEHWYVECLIQGRELLQRRHNWCLEGPGAPKTITTSLGTKPRINPK from the coding sequence ATGAGGTTTGAAGAAAAGACAGTGATGGAAATAATGaagctgaataagcaaataaAGCAAGCTCAAATCCAACAAGAACCGCTAATGGAGGAAGCCAGGCAGTTATACAGCGAGAAGTTCCTTGTCCAGGCTGAAAACAAATTCTTTCTGGAATACCTGACCAACAAAACTGAGGAGTGCAGAAGGCAACCTGAGAAGCTGTGGAACCACCATTTACAAAAAAGTAGGGAAATTGAGCAAAGCAGAAAAGAATCAGCCTCCAAATATGCGAAACAAACTTCAGTGTTTCAAAcagagctcttgcagaaggaaaagATCCAATCCAATCTGAAGCAGCAGTTGCAAGCAATGAGGCACATTTCCCTATTAAAGGAggaacaggagagagaaatgCAGACATTACAGGAGGAGAAAAGGCAAGTCCAAGCTGACACGGCTGCCAAGAAGGAGGAAGTCCAGGTTCAGTTCCTCCAGGAAAAAGCATTACTGGAGAAACAACTGAGTGAGCCAGACATGAGGCAgttgggaaagagagaaagaaaggagcttAACAGGAAGTCCCAGGCCTTGGAGTTAGCAGCAAAGCAATGTAATTTTGAGTTCTGCTGTGGCGTCAACAGAGAGAACCAGCAGTTACAGAAGGAATTACTACGGCTGATTCAGCAGTGCCAGGAGTTGCAGACTGCTCAAAGTCAGTTAAAaaatcagcagcagcagctgcagcAGGAACACTGGTATGTGGAGTGCTTAATCCAAGGGAGGGAACTACTGCAAAGAAGGCATAATTGGTGCCTGGAAGGACCAGGTGCTCCAAAGACAATAACCACTTCCCTAGGCACCAAACCAAGGATTAATCCAAAGTAA